One Setaria viridis chromosome 5, Setaria_viridis_v4.0, whole genome shotgun sequence genomic region harbors:
- the LOC117858112 gene encoding pentatricopeptide repeat-containing protein At5g42450, mitochondrial yields the protein MPHRDVVSATAAIGALTRRGRHRDALAMFSRVLAGGVAPNEFTFGTVLRSATALRAPRVGAQLHACAAKLGLCSNVFVGSALLDHYAKMGAMKEAQGALEDTSEPNVVSYTALIAGLLKNGMFDEADRLFRRMPERNVISWNAMIGGCSQAGLSEEAVNLFLEMCREGVTPNQSTFPCLLTSVANAGALGVGRSVHASAIKFLGNLDVYVGNSLVSFYARCGSLENSVLAFKKIRQKNVVSWNALICGYAQNGRGEEALDAYKAMRATGLKPDNVTLLGLLFGCNHAGLVDEGYALFKTAEMEQPGILKPEHYACVVDLLSRAKRFDDAKRFLEELPFEPGIGFWKALIGGCQIHWNRELAESVAKRIHELDPKDTSSYILLSNVYSAAGSWQSVSNIRREIKEKGLKRITGCSWIEVQDKVHVFFNGDCRHQQSDEIYSVLEACLYTGKDDEHELSTV from the coding sequence ATGCCGCACCGGGACGTCGTCTCGGCCACCGCGGCCATCGGCGCGCTCACCCGCCGCGGCCGGCACCGCGACGCCCTCGCCATGTTCTCCCgggtgctcgccggcggcgtcgcgccCAACGAGTTCACCTTCGGCACCGTCCTCCGGTCGGCCACCGCGCTGCGCGCCCCGCGCGTCGGCGCGCAGCTCCACGCCTGCGCCGCCAAGCTCGGCCTCTGCTCCAACGTCTTCGTCGGAAGCGCCCTCCTCGACCACTACGCCAAGATGGGCGCCATGAAGGAGGCCCAGGGCGCGCTGGAGGATACCAGTGAGCCGAACGTGGTCTCCTACACCGCCCTCATTGCCGGTTTGCTGAAGAACGGGATGTTCGATGAAGCAGACCGCTTGTTCCGGCGCATGCCAGAGAGGAACGTGATCTCTTGGAACGCGATGATCGGCGGGTGTAGCCAAGCCGGGCTTAGCGAGGAGGCTGTTAATCTGTTCCTGGAGATGTGTCGAGAAGGCGTAACGCCGAACCAAAGCACCTTCCCCTGCCTGCTCACTTCTGTTGCCAATGCAGGGGCACTCGGCGTTGGTAGAAGCGTCCACGCATCGGCCATCAAGTTCTTGGGCAATCTTGACGTCTATGTGGGCAATTCTCTTGTGAGCTTCTATGCCAGGTGCGGTAGCCTGGAGAACAGTGTCCTAGCGTTCAAAAAGATCAGGCAAAAGAATGTGGTATCATGGAATGCGCTGATCTGTGGGTATGCGCAGaatgggaggggagaggaggcttTGGATGCTTACAAGGCGATGAGAGCGACGGGGCTGAAGCCGGATAATGTCACTCTTCTCGGTTTGCTGTTTGGTTGCAACCATGCTGGTCTGGTTGACGAAGGCTATGCATTGTTTAAGACTGCTGAAATGGAGCAACCTGGTATACTGAAACCTGAGCATTATGCCTGTGTAGTTGATCTACTATCTCGGGCCAAGCGGTTCGACGATGCCAAGAGGTTTCTTGAGGAGCTGCCCTTTGAACCTGGCATTGGTTTCTGGAAGGCACTGATAGGAGGTTGTCAGATTCACTGGAACAGGGAGCTAGCTGAGAGCGTTGCTAAGCGCATTCATGAATTGGATCCAAAGGACACATCTTCCTACATTCTCCTGTCAAATGTTTATTCTGCAGCAGGAAGCTGGCAAAGTGTGTCCAATATCAGGAGGGAGATTAAGGAGAAGGGGCTGAAGAGGATTACCGGCTGTAGTTGGATTGAGGTCCAGGACAAAGTCCATGTCTTCTTCAATGGAGACTGTAGGCATCAACAGAGTGATGAAATTTACTCGGTGCTTGAAGCGTGTCTGTATACCGGGAAAGATGATGAACATGAACTCTCAACTGTGTGA
- the LOC117858114 gene encoding histone H2B.11 — MAPKAEKKPAEKKPAEEKADKKPKAEKRVPGSGKEGGEKKGKKKAKKSVETYKIYIFKVLKQVHPDIGISSKAMSIMNSFINDIFEKLAQEAARLARYNKKPTITSREIQTSVRLVLPGELAKHAVSEGTKAVTKFTSS, encoded by the coding sequence ATGGCGCCCAAGGCCGAGAAGAAGCCCGCTGAGAAGAAGCCGGCGGAGGAGAAGGCCGACAAGAAGCCCAAGGCCGAGAAGCGCGTGCCTGGCTCCGGCAAGGAGGGCGgcgagaagaaggggaagaagaaggccaagaagaGCGTCGAGACCTACAAGATCTACATCTTCAAGGTGCTCAAGCAGGTGCACCCGGACATTGGTATCTCCTCCAAGGCCATGTCCATCATGAACTCGTTCATCAACGACATCTTCGAGAAGCTCGCCCAGGAGGCCGCCCGCCTCGCGCGCTACAACAAGAAGCCCACCATCACCTCCCGGGAGATCCAGACCTCGGTGCGCCTCGTCCTCCCCGGCGAGCTCGCCAAGCACGCCGTCTCTGAGGGCACCAAGGCTGTCACCAAGTTCACCTCCTCTTAG